GCTTTCCTTTCTATAAACATGAGGCCAATCCATTACGGCAACCTGCCACCAGAGATTAGTTCACCATTTTCCTTTCCTTCCAACAGCGAAAACAACTATATCAAACATCCTCCTCTAATTATCAGTTATTTTAGCTTATCTGTGAAATACCCGATCATTGGAGATGGACCCTTTCCCTCTGGAGATTACGCCTGATACTGACACAACTCCCAACTCCATTTCAGACATGGTAAACCATGCCAACCTCAATCAAGGAGGTGTGTGGGATCCCAAGGGCGGCTGCAGGTCGCCGGCAATTCCGTCGCATAAACCCATAAACAATGTCAATTGCAAACTTCTTAACAAACGAAGACACATCGCTCGCCACGAcgcatgtgtggcccatcatgtatGCTACACCAGCCTCCTTCGCCTCAATCAACTCCCTCACTTCATCCTTCACTTCATCCGTCACTCCGACCCCTCTGAATCCCACTTTCTTACGACGGCCAACCCCACCATTGCTCTCAGACCCTGCCATGGCATCTGCCACAGGACTTGACAGCTTCCCTACCATCGACATCTCCCCATGGGCCCTGCCTCCACTGCTGCCCTCCTCACCCTCAGACTGCAAGAACTCTGCCACTTTCATGATCAGATGGTTCTCAAAATCGTAGCAATCCCTACGAGGATCCTTGTATCCATACCTGACGATGCATCTGAAGAGGCGGAACTCCGGAGGGCCGATCCGGCCAATGAGGAATCGCTCATTGGCAGGCACTTTCGGGACTGTCAAAGACTGCAGTGTGACAAAGATAAGGATGCGATGGAAGGCAGGGAAATTGGTAATGAAGTGGGCGAACATGGGTGTGACCCCAGAGACCACATTGGAATAGATGAGCCCGATACCTGGGACACGGACAATGCCCAAGCTCGGGCCCATGCTTAGGAGCCGTTCCAGGCAGACCTTGTTCTGTAATTCAAATGCTTCTTTTTTTGAAGTTCCATAGTGCCATATAGACATCACAGACAAGATTATTAAAGAGAGGAGGAGAGGGAACCAGCCTCCATCTGGGACCTTTTCAATGCAGGAAGACAAGTAGAGGAGTTCTATGGATCCAAAAACAACAACGAATAAGATGGCTGACAAGACGGTTCGCTTCCAGACAGTGACGATGATGAGGAACATCAAACACGTCGTAACAAACATAACGGTGATTACCACAAGGCCtgggaataaaaaataaaaaaatcagcagAATCAGAATTAACAGTTCTATGAGTGAATTAATGGGGCCCAAGATTACCAAGAGAAAACTGCTAGACTAGCATGTATGGAGCCACAGTTTGTTAGATAGAAACAGCTCATCCACTGTCATGTGGCATATATGCACATCAATGCAGATCAACTAAATTGCAGGCCCTTGTGTGGCATAGCCCCAAAATCACACCAACagtacaatcttaaccatccagcattaacatttgatttttggaaattGTATACtttataaccatccatttcatgGTAAAGAAGTATGGTAAGGATCATTGATAAGGTGATTCCAGATATGATCCACCCATATTTGGGTCCAAATGTTGGATTGCCTTGATTGATGTGCATTTATGACACATGTTTGATGGACTAAGCCATCATCATTTAAGGAATGATGAAAATGCACAAAGTAATCCAAGCCCTTACAAGAAATTTCATGGCAAGTAGATTAGTGCTTACCATATGCATGTCCAATGGTATCCGTGTTCCTAAAGCCAACCACAACTGCAAGACACAAGACCATCAAAAACCAGTTCACTTCCGGAATGTATATCTGCCCATGCACCAGGCTCGACGTGTGTATTATCTTCACACGTGGGAAACACCTCAGCGCCCTACACTGACTGATAATGGAGAAGGTGGCTGATATTATCGCCTGGCTTCCCACAACAGTAGCTAGCGTCGCAGTAATAAATACCGGCCAAAATATTGCCTCTGCACCATAGAAGTGAAACAAAATAAGAAATgagatcttttttttcttttctttttggtggTAGTGTTGGGGCAGGGGAATAAATTACAGAAAGATAAGAATccatctttctatttttggtaaAGGAGAGGAGAACATTTGTATTGCCAGTAGTGAATCCTGGTTGGCTACAATGGGAAACCTACTGCCCACAGAGAGACTGCTAATACCCAACTCTGGCTCTTTTCTACAAATAACGTGTCTTTTCTCTTTGGTTGATGTGTTTCCTCTCACAAAAAGTGACAATTATCATGA
This region of Magnolia sinica isolate HGM2019 chromosome 1, MsV1, whole genome shotgun sequence genomic DNA includes:
- the LOC131250480 gene encoding probable potassium transporter 13 isoform X2, yielding MSLLNTANAAQEQLSAYNSGSSSKETRTSTLLKEFFEKHRSSRIILLLVVLLGTSMVISDGVLTPAMSVLAAVSGVQIKVPQLHENYTVFIACVILVGLFALQHYGTHRVGFLFAPILIAWLLCISGVGIYNMIHWNPSIVKALSPYYAYNFFKKAGKDGWKSLGGIVLCITGAEAMFADLGHFSKLSIRIAFTGVVYPCLILAYMGEAAFLSKNRADIQRSFFKAIPEAIFWPVFITATLATVVGSQAIISATFSIISQCRALRCFPRVKIIHTSSLVHGQIYIPEVNWFLMVLCLAVVVGFRNTDTIGHAYGLVVITVMFVTTCLMFLIIVTVWKRTVLSAILFVVVFGSIELLYLSSCIEKVPDGGWFPLLLSLIILSVMSIWHYGTSKKEAFELQNKVCLERLLSMGPSLGIVRVPGIGLIYSNVVSGVTPMFAHFITNFPAFHRILIFVTLQSLTVPKVPANERFLIGRIGPPEFRLFRCIVRYGYKDPRRDCYDFENHLIMKVAEFLQSEGEEGSSGGRAHGEMSMVGKLSSPVADAMAGSESNGGVGRRKKVGFRGVGVTDEVKDEVRELIEAKEAGVAYMMGHTCVVASDVSSFVKKFAIDIVYGFMRRNCRRPAAALGIPHTSLIEVGMVYHV
- the LOC131250480 gene encoding probable potassium transporter 13 isoform X1; translation: MDLESGSRSRDSRFLKTYRTTLCLAYQSFGVVYGDLSTSPIYVFKSSFSGKLKDHENYDDIILGVLSLVFWTLTLVPLCKYIILVLGADDNGEGGTFALYSLLCRNSKMSLLNTANAAQEQLSAYNSGSSSKETRTSTLLKEFFEKHRSSRIILLLVVLLGTSMVISDGVLTPAMSVLAAVSGVQIKVPQLHENYTVFIACVILVGLFALQHYGTHRVGFLFAPILIAWLLCISGVGIYNMIHWNPSIVKALSPYYAYNFFKKAGKDGWKSLGGIVLCITGAEAMFADLGHFSKLSIRIAFTGVVYPCLILAYMGEAAFLSKNRADIQRSFFKAIPEAIFWPVFITATLATVVGSQAIISATFSIISQCRALRCFPRVKIIHTSSLVHGQIYIPEVNWFLMVLCLAVVVGFRNTDTIGHAYGLVVITVMFVTTCLMFLIIVTVWKRTVLSAILFVVVFGSIELLYLSSCIEKVPDGGWFPLLLSLIILSVMSIWHYGTSKKEAFELQNKVCLERLLSMGPSLGIVRVPGIGLIYSNVVSGVTPMFAHFITNFPAFHRILIFVTLQSLTVPKVPANERFLIGRIGPPEFRLFRCIVRYGYKDPRRDCYDFENHLIMKVAEFLQSEGEEGSSGGRAHGEMSMVGKLSSPVADAMAGSESNGGVGRRKKVGFRGVGVTDEVKDEVRELIEAKEAGVAYMMGHTCVVASDVSSFVKKFAIDIVYGFMRRNCRRPAAALGIPHTSLIEVGMVYHV